A window from Pseudomonas alloputida encodes these proteins:
- a CDS encoding TolC family protein: protein MPRYNRNVLSKTSVSPWKIAALCAVISGLMAPAALAQSISLPQALSTAMDANPDLAAARQEIGIADGARKQAGLIPNPTISYDVEDTRRNTSTTTVSLSQTLELGGKRGARVDVATYGQTAAQLELDRRVNGLRADVVQAFYAALRAQTGLDLAKQSLELTERGLRIVDGRVRAGKSSPVEATRAQVQLAEAKLQVRRAETEKTTAYQQLAQITGSSVTVFDRLESPTLSPGLPPRTEELLAKLDQTAEMRQAVVQIDKSDASLGSEKAQRIPNLTVSVGSQYDRSVRERVNTVGVSMPLPLFDRNQGNILSASRRADQARDQRNAVELRLRTETQTALNQWSTAMQEVESYDKTILPSAQQAVDTATRGFEMGKFGFIEVLDAQRTLIVARGQYLESLAAATNARAQVERVYGEVGSTAGAR from the coding sequence GTGCCCCGGTATAACCGCAATGTCTTATCCAAGACCTCCGTCTCGCCCTGGAAGATCGCTGCACTCTGTGCAGTCATCTCTGGATTGATGGCACCTGCAGCTCTTGCTCAAAGCATCAGCTTGCCCCAGGCGCTTTCGACGGCCATGGATGCCAACCCTGACCTGGCCGCGGCCCGGCAAGAGATTGGCATCGCTGATGGTGCTCGCAAGCAGGCCGGGCTTATCCCCAACCCCACTATTTCGTACGACGTGGAAGACACCCGTCGTAACACCAGCACGACGACCGTGTCGCTTAGCCAAACCCTGGAGCTGGGTGGTAAGCGGGGAGCTCGTGTTGACGTCGCCACTTACGGGCAGACCGCCGCACAGCTGGAGTTGGACCGTCGCGTGAACGGTCTGCGGGCAGACGTCGTACAGGCCTTCTACGCCGCATTGCGGGCCCAGACAGGCCTTGACCTGGCCAAGCAATCTCTCGAACTGACTGAGCGCGGTCTCCGCATCGTCGATGGTCGTGTTCGCGCAGGTAAATCGTCTCCAGTAGAGGCCACCCGCGCCCAAGTACAACTGGCCGAAGCAAAGCTGCAAGTTCGACGTGCCGAAACCGAAAAGACGACCGCTTACCAGCAACTCGCTCAAATTACCGGGAGCTCGGTCACCGTCTTTGATCGACTCGAATCGCCAACCCTCTCCCCGGGACTGCCACCGCGGACTGAAGAGCTGCTGGCGAAGCTCGATCAGACCGCAGAAATGCGCCAGGCCGTGGTACAGATCGACAAGAGCGATGCCTCGCTCGGTTCAGAGAAAGCTCAGCGTATCCCGAACCTTACCGTCAGCGTAGGTAGCCAGTACGACCGCTCTGTGCGCGAGCGTGTCAACACTGTGGGCGTCTCTATGCCTTTGCCGCTGTTTGATCGCAACCAGGGCAACATTCTTTCCGCTTCTCGTCGTGCAGATCAGGCCCGAGACCAGCGCAATGCTGTGGAGCTGCGGCTGCGCACCGAAACCCAAACCGCGTTGAACCAGTGGTCCACCGCCATGCAGGAGGTCGAGTCCTACGACAAGACCATTCTGCCGTCAGCCCAACAAGCCGTAGATACCGCAACCCGCGGCTTCGAGATGGGCAAATTCGGCTTCATCGAAGTGCTGGATGCCCAGCGCACCTTGATCGTCGCTCGTGGCCAATATCTCGAATCGTTGGCAGCGGCGACCAATGCGCGTGCGCAGGTGGAAAGGGTTTATGGCGAAGTCGGCTCAACTGCCGGCGCTCGCTGA
- a CDS encoding efflux RND transporter periplasmic adaptor subunit, with product MDNKRKIALAVAAVAALGFGSLAWNNSSGQQAASTAEHGANDGHGDEKKAASAAKEEGDEGHGEEGHSEEGGEEEGKLTLSAEQIKAAGVALEAAAPRDLGTVVSFPGEIRFDEDRTAHVVPRVPGVVETVQADLGETVKKGQVLAVIASQQISDLRSEQQAAQRRVELARVTFEREKQLWQDKISAEQDYLQARQALQEAEISLANAKQKVGAIGASVNSVGGNRYELRAPFDAVVVEKHLTVGEVVSEATNAFILSDLNQVWATFAVPPTDLGKVTTGRAVKVSSPDMNVEVEGKVGYVGSLLGEQNRAATVRVTLTNPNGAWRPGLFVNIAVTSQTDRVAVAVPEHAVQTVEDKPSVFVRTPDGFDTRPVKLGRRDNGYVEVIDGIEAGAQVATSGSFTLKSELGKASAEHGH from the coding sequence ATGGATAACAAACGCAAGATCGCCCTCGCGGTAGCCGCTGTGGCAGCCCTCGGATTTGGCAGCCTTGCCTGGAACAACAGTTCTGGACAGCAGGCCGCTAGTACCGCCGAGCATGGCGCTAACGATGGCCATGGCGACGAAAAGAAAGCCGCATCTGCCGCCAAAGAGGAGGGTGATGAGGGCCATGGTGAAGAAGGCCACAGCGAAGAGGGCGGTGAAGAAGAGGGCAAGCTGACGCTTAGCGCTGAGCAGATCAAGGCTGCCGGCGTTGCCCTGGAAGCTGCAGCGCCGCGTGACTTGGGTACAGTCGTGAGCTTCCCGGGCGAAATTCGCTTCGATGAAGACCGGACCGCCCACGTGGTTCCTCGTGTTCCTGGCGTTGTAGAGACTGTCCAAGCCGACCTGGGTGAGACGGTCAAAAAGGGTCAGGTCCTCGCTGTAATCGCGAGCCAGCAGATCTCTGACCTGCGCAGCGAACAACAGGCCGCACAGCGTCGCGTCGAACTGGCGCGAGTGACCTTCGAGCGTGAGAAGCAGCTGTGGCAGGACAAGATTTCCGCGGAGCAAGACTACCTCCAAGCACGCCAAGCGCTGCAAGAAGCGGAGATCTCCTTGGCCAACGCCAAGCAGAAGGTCGGTGCGATCGGTGCTTCGGTTAACTCCGTTGGCGGTAATCGTTACGAACTCCGAGCTCCTTTCGACGCCGTGGTGGTGGAGAAACACCTGACCGTTGGCGAAGTCGTCAGCGAGGCGACCAACGCCTTCATCCTTTCTGACCTGAATCAGGTCTGGGCAACCTTCGCCGTCCCGCCTACAGATCTGGGCAAGGTCACGACTGGTCGTGCGGTGAAAGTCTCTTCGCCTGACATGAATGTCGAGGTCGAAGGGAAGGTGGGTTATGTCGGGAGCCTGCTGGGCGAGCAAAACCGCGCAGCCACTGTCCGCGTCACCTTGACCAACCCCAACGGTGCCTGGCGTCCAGGCCTGTTCGTGAACATTGCGGTCACTTCCCAGACTGATCGAGTTGCCGTAGCGGTCCCTGAGCACGCAGTCCAGACCGTTGAAGACAAACCCTCGGTATTCGTACGCACCCCAGATGGGTTTGACACCCGCCCGGTAAAACTGGGTCGTCGCGACAATGGGTACGTGGAAGTCATCGACGGTATTGAAGCCGGCGCCCAGGTAGCAACCAGTGGCAGCTTCACACTCAAGTCCGAGCTCGGCAAAGCTTCTGCCGAACACGGTCACTGA